Within Fusobacterium periodonticum ATCC 33693, the genomic segment TTTTCCATATGTACTGTCACATCAGTTTCTGTATAATCTAATTCTTTTTTTGTCAAATTTTCAAAATATTCTAAAGATTTTTTTTGGAAAGCTTCTTCACCCATATTAGAATCAAATAAAGGTTTTAATGCCACTAAATACTCTGTCATATATTTAACAAAATCTGCAGATTTTATTGTCACATCAAGTTCAGCCATATTTTTCTCTTCATTAACTTTATTAACTTTGTAAGAACCTTTTTCTAAAATTCCAGCTAACATTTTAGAAACTTCATTTCCATCTTTCATTTTCTTGCTCACATCTGTTATAGTTTGCTTAAAATTTTTCTCAAAAGCTTTTTGCGAATCAGGTTTACCACAAGCAACTAACATTAAAAATACAAAAACCAACAGAACATAACGAAACATTTTTTTCATACTACTTTCCTCCTTGATATTTGATAATATCCTATCATATATTTAGAAAATTTCAAAGTATATATTTTTATTTTTTATTTATATATTTTTATAAAAAATAAAAAATGTTCACATTTATTACTACTATAAGAATATCTCTTACACTTTGGTATGTTTAATAACTATACTATTATGAAAAAAGCCTTAAATTCAAAATTTGTAAATATTTTTTTGAAATTTTTGCTTGATTTTTTTTAAAAAACAAGTATAATAAGGACAACTAAGATAAAAGGAGGTTTTTACAAATATGAAAAAAATATCATTAGTTATTTTAGTACTAGCTGGAATTTTAGTAGGATGTACACACACAGAAAAAACTGCAACAGGAGGTGCCATAGCTGGAGCTGCTGTAGGAGCTATGCTTGGTAATGATGTTAGAGGTACTGCTGTAGGAGCTGCTATTGGTGGAGCACTTGGAGCTGGTGCTGGAGAATTAACAAAAAATAAATAGTTTTAAGTAAATATTTAAAAAAACAAGGAGTTATTTAAAATAACTCCTTTTCTATTTACTCATCTTTTTTGTCTTCTTTAGTTTCAATATTACTTTCATTAACTTCTATTTTCTTATAATCTTCTATATTGAAATTTTCAACAACAGCTGAGCTAACTTCATTTCTATCAGCATTTGCTTTTACTATTATTTTATGACCTAAAAATAACTTTTTAGCATCAAAAGTAACAACAATTTCTCCATCAGTTTCAATAGCTAAAGATACAAGTTTCATTTTTGCTATAAAGTACCATTTCCATACCTTTAAAAATTTAAATAATGACTTAGAATTTTTTCTTAATTCTGTTGCTAAGTCAACTAAATGTTCTGCCGCATAAGTTTTTAGTCTTTTATCCCACTCTTTCTTATTTTTTAATACTTTTTCAAGAGTAATAAAAAAAGCTCCAACTTTTTTTAAAGTATTTATCCGATTATCCTCATTGATATTTAAATAGGCATCTATCTCTTCTTTTTCACTTAGCCATTTTAATTTAGAATGTAAAGATTTAGTAGTTTTATCAAGAACAAACTTTCCTAAATTTGGTTCCTCGACTGTGACACTTGCATTTTGTTCACATTCTTTTAAAATATTTTCTAATAAAGCATTCTTAACATCTTTTTCTAGAATATCAATAAGTAAAAAATTATTTTCATTTAAGTTTTCTACTTTTAAATGGTATATCTTGAATCTTTTAATATCTTCTAAAGAAAGTTTCTCTGATATTTCCCATTCAATTTTAGCAGATGTCTCAAATAGCTCATTAGTTCCACAGTCAACATATGCTATAAGTTCAGCATTTGCCTTAGAATTTTCTGATATAAATGCCCCTTTAGAATTTATAAGGGATATAATCTCTTGTCCTTGCATATTTTTAACTCCTTTATTTATCATTTCTTGCATGTATTATAGCACAAAACCACTTAATTTTTCTATTATAAAATAAATATTTATTAATTCATAATTTAAAGTAAATTAAAATAGTAGTGAAAGAAAAATTCACAAGCTTCTTGTTCAGTTTGAAAATAATGTTCATCTGTAAAAGCATGACTATCAGCATAGCAAACTATCCAATTATCCTCTCCTTGAATTAAACACCTATCATTAAAATGTAATTCTGTTGTTATATAATAAGTTTTTAAATAATACTCTTTTGGTTTTTGAGCTTCAACTTCTAAAACCTTTAAAAGTTCAGGAATTGTTTTAATTGGAAGATATGATAGTAACTTTTGTCTTCTTAGTTCATTCTTTTTTTCTATATGTAGAGTTGCAAAATGTGCCCATATCTTTAAAACAATAACAACAGGTAAAACACAACAAAGAAGAACCATAAGTAAAATTTTTAATAATATCATATATTTTTACCCCTTTTAAAATATATTAGTAATCTTCTAAATGTTTTAATTCTCATTGAGCAGCCTTTTCACATAAAGAAACAGCTTCTAATAATTTCCAATTTCCAAAACACAAATATTCCCTCTCAATATTTGTCTATTATAAATTAAAACTATTTTCTTTTTATTTATAATATGTATAATATTTTTTTTAATTTATACATATCATTAAGACATGTATAAAATTTTGATTTTTTTTACATATTATTCCTCATCTTCATCATCATCAGAATAAGCTAAGTCAATATCAATAAATTGTACAATAAGTTGGCATACATTACCATCTTTGTCATAAGCTAAGTACACAGGGTAAACTCCATCTCCAAACCCAGATTGAAACATAGGTAAATGATAATCTGTTCCGGGTATAGTCCAGTTTATCCAATCACCACCTTTTCTTTGATACTTAGGATTAGCTTCATAACTTTTTTTGAAAAAATCTGCAAAATAATCATCATAAGCATTTCCATCAGGATTTTCTTCATACCACTTATCATTGAATTCACAATATAAGTCATGTAATTTTTTATCACATATACAAGCTAGCCCTGCATCAACTGCAAACCCAAAAAAATCTCCATCATTGATATCTTCTAAATTTTCTGTTCCTTTTACAGCTTCTTCAAAATAACTAACTTCATTATCATTAAATTTTAATCTAACTGCTGCATATCTATCACAATCTCCATCAGATGCTTTTACAATACAAACTTCTGTTCTGAATTCTCCTGTTGGAATTTTTTGGAAATATTCTGTTTCATATTTGCTAACTAAATAAACAAGAGGATCTGCCACTAAAAACTCTCCTGTTGGAATAGAGCAAGGTCCAATATCCATAACATCTATTTCTTTCCCAGCAATTTCCTTTAAAGTAAAATAATCTAGAAGATTACTATTAGGTTGCAATTTATTTTTTACCTTTTCCCATTTTTCTAGCCATTCTTTTGTTGCTTGCATAATTATCACTCCTTATTAAAAATTAATTTCCAATTCATTTAATAATTTTATATATTTATCTTGTGCAGAAAGACAAGTTTCAATTAAATAAGCTTTATCTTCCTTATAATTTTTTAAACCTCTATAATAAAATAATTTATGCTCTTCATCTATAATAAAAGGGACAATATCATTTCTTAAACATTCTTTGAACATAATAAGTCTACCAACTCTCCCATTTCCATCTTGAAAAGGGTGAATAGCTTCAAATTTATAATGAAAATCTACAATATCGTCAAATGTTATTTTAATTTTAGAGTTATGCTCATCAAGTAATTTTTTTATTTCTTTTTTTACATTACTAGGACTTGTCGTTTTTGTGTTACCAATAAAATTTGCTTTTAATTTGTAGTCTCCTACTTTAAACCATTCTTTCTGAGAATCAGAAGTATTATTTTTTAAAATTTTATGTAAATTTTTTATTAATTTTTCATCTAAAATATCTATATTTTCTAGTATATAATCAAAGCATTTAAAATGATTAACTGTTTCATTTATGTCATCTATTGATACAATTTTTTCTTTATCTCCTATGAAAGAATTTGTCTCATAAATATATCTTGTTTCATCTTCTGTTAATTTGCTTCCTTCAATATGATTTGAATTATATGAAAATTTAATTTGTGTTAAATGGTAAAGACTACCTTTTAATTTAGTTTCTTTCTCTTCTAATAAAGTCTCTAAAATTTTATTCATACTAAAACCTCTTTAATTTTTTTTATATTATACCATTTTATCTAATAAAAATAAAAATATTTGAAATGTAATGCTAAATATAGTAAAATAATGAGAAGAAATAAATTTTAGGAGGTAAAAAATAAATGAAATTAGTTTTAATTCGTCATGGAGAAAGTGCTTGGAACTTAGAAAATAGATTTACAGGGTGGAAAGATGTTGATTTAAGCCCTAAAGGAATTGAAGAAGCTAAGGCTGGAGGAAAAATTTTAAAGGAAATGAATTTAGTTTTTGATGTTGCTTATACTTCTTACCTAAAAAGAGCTATAAAAACTTTAAATATTGTTTTGGAAGAAATGGATGAACTATACATTCCTGTATATAAATCTTGGAGATTAAATGAAAGACACTATGGAGCTTTACAAGGATTAAATAAAGCTGAAACTGCTAAAAAATATGGAGATGAACAAGTACATATTTGGCGTCGTAGCTTTGATATAGCTCCTCCATCAATAGATAAAGACAGTGAGTATTATCCAAAATCTGATAGAAGATATGCTGATCTTCCAGATTCAGAAATTCCTTTAGGTGAAAGTCTAAAAGATACTATAGCAAGAGTTTTACCATACTGGCATTCAGATATTTCTAAGAGCTTACAAGAAGGAAAAAATGTTATAGTTGCAGCTCATGGAAACAGTTTAAGAGCTTTAATAAAATACCTATTAAATATTTCAAATGAAGATATTTTAAACCTAAACTTAGTTACTGGTAAACCTATGATATTTGAAATAGATAAGGATTTAAAAGTAATATCTGCACCTGAATTATTCTAGTCGGAGGAAAATAAAATGAAAAAATTGATTTTAATATCTTGCTTTGCAATATCTGTTTTATCTTTTGGAGCTGAAAAAAACTTACCTGAAAATGTTGAAAAAAATATTCGTTCAGCAGTTTCTAGTTATTCTGGTTCAGAAAGAAGAGAAAATTACAATTGGTTTAAAGATTCATATTTAGAAATGGTAGATAGATTAGATAAAGCTGGAATTCCTGAAGTTGATAAACAAACAATACTTAAAAGATTGGAAGCTATGTATGGATCTAACTATCCTAAACAATTAGCTAGAGTAAATGATGAAATTAATGATTATAAAGGATTAGTTAATAGAATTAGAGAAGAACAAAATGCAGTTCAACAAAAAGTAGAGGCTCAAAATAAGAAAAGTAAAGAAGAAATAGTTTCTATTCTAAGCTCATCTTCTATTCCAAAAGCTGACTTAGCTAGAATAGAAGAAAATGCAAAGGCAGAATATCCAAATGATTACACTTTACAAAAAGCATATATAAAAGGTGCAATCAAAACTTATAATGATTTAAAAAAATAAATTTGGGAGTGAAGTAAATGTTTAAAAATATAATTGGTTTAATAGTTGAGTATAACCCTTTTCATAATGGACATTTACATCATATTCAAGAGATAGATAGACTTTTTGAAGATAATATAAAAATTGCTGTTATGAGTGGTGATTATGTTCAAAGAGGAGAGCCATCTCTTATAAATAAATTTGAAAAAACAAAGATAGCTCTATCACAAGGAATTGACATTGTGATAGAGCTACCTATTTTTTATTCAAGCCAAAGTGCTGAAATTTTTGCAAAAGGTTCAGTAAATCTTTTAAATCAACTTTCTTGTAGTCATATAGTTTTTGGCTCTGAAAGCAATGATTTAGATAAATTAAAAAAAATAGCCACTATCTCTCTAACAAAGGAATTTGAACTCTCTTTAAAAGAATTTTTAGCAGAAGGTTTTTCTTACCCTACTGCATTTTCAAAAGCCTTATTTAATGAAAAATTAGGCTCTAATGATATATTAGCTTTGGAATATTTAAAAGCAATAAAGACTATAAATTCTAAGATTGAAGCATGTTGTATAAAAAGAGAAAAAACTGGCTATTATGATAATGAAAAAGATAATTTTGCAAGTGCAAGTTATATTAGAAAAGTTTTATTAGATACTAATGAGAAAAAAGAAAATAAATTAAATAAAATAAAAAATCTAGTTCCAGAGTTTTCATATAAAATATTAGAAGAAAATTTTGGAGTTTTTTCATGTCTAAATGATTTTTATGACTTAATGAAATACAATATAATAAAAAATTATTCAAATCTAAAAAATATTCAAGATTTAGAAGTTGGTTTAGAAAATAGACTATACAAATACTCACTAGAAAACTTATCTTTCAGTGATTTTTTTGATAAAATTTTGAGTAAAAGACTAACTATATCTAGATTACAAAGAATATTATTACATACTCTATTAGATTTAACTGAAGAACTTACAAATAAAGTAAAAAATAAAGCCCCTTATGTGAAAATTTTAGGTTTTTCAAATAAGGGACAAGAATACTTAAATTATCTAAAAAAATTAGATGACTATAATGAAAGAAAAATTTTAACTTCTAATAGAAATTTAAAAGAAACTTTAAGTGAAGAAGATCTTGAATTATTTAATTTCAATGAACTTGCTTCTCAAATTTATTGTATAAAATCAAATTACAATAACATAGGCTATCCTATAATAAAAAAGTAAAAAATAAGTGAGTTATTAATCTAAATTAATTAATGTACTTCCATTATTTCCTTGAACCTGTGGAAGTTTTCCATCCCATTTTTCAATAGCCATCTTTCTTAAAAGTTGAGGAGTCAATGAATTACTTTCAACAGCATTAGCCTTTGCTTGTAATTCTTTTTCTTGTAAAGAATATTCTGCTAATCTTACTCTATTTTCTGCTTCAACTTTAAGTTTTTCTTGTTCTGCTCTTGCTTTTTCTACTTCTTGTTCAGCAACTTTTTTACTTTCTATTGCTCTTTCATATTCATCACTGAAATCATGATTAACAATAGACACATTACTTACTGACATTCCATATTGTGCAAAATCATCTTTTAAATCTTCAAATATCAATTTTGAAATTTCAGCTCTTTTACTTACAAACTCTTCTATAGTATATTTAGCTATTGTAGCTTGAATTATTTCTTTAACTCTTGGTCTAATAAATCTTTGTTCATGTTTATTATTAAAAGCTCTGTATAATTTTTCTGGATCTGTAATAGAAGATTGTACTGTAAATTCTAATTTTATACTTTGCATATCCTTTGTTGAAACTTCCATAGTTGTATCCATTTCATCTGTTCTTCCAAAAATATATGTCTTTTCTCTTGTTTCCATAAATGTCTTCCCTTGAACGAATGGAATTTTAAAGTGTAATCCTTCATTTTCAACTCTTGTTATCTTACCAAATGTTGATATTATTACAACTTCTCCTGTATCTACTGTGTAGCAATTAGTAAGTATTAAAAGAAGTATAAAAACTCCTATTGCTCCAGATAATATCATTTTGAAATATTTTTTTCCTTCAAACATATTTATCCACCTCTTTATTAAATTTTTTATTTAAAGTCTTATATTAATATTTTTTATTATTTTTTACATTATACAATAAAAACTTTACTTTTTACAATATATTCTTAAAGTTTGATAATATGAAAATACTTTAAGATTTTTTTGATTGAATTAGGAATATGTAGTATAATTATGTAGGTAAAATTTATTTTGAAAGGAAGGTACATGAAATGGAAAAATATTCAACATTGAAAGAAAGATTTTTAAGATATGTTAAGTTTAATACTCGTTCTGATGAAAAAAGTGAAACAATTCCATCAACACCATCACAAATGGAATTTGCTAAGATGTTAAAAAAAGAATTAGAAGATCTAGGTCTGTCTAATGTTTTTATAAATAAAGCTTGTTTTGTAAATGCAACTTTACCAAGTAACATAGATAAAAAAGTTGCTACTGTTGGTTTCATAGCTCATATGGATACTGCTGATTTTAATGCTGAAGGAATTAATCCTCAAATTATAGAAAATTATGATGGAAAAGATGTAATTTTAAATAAAGAACAAAATATAGTTTTAAAAGTGGAAGAATTCCCTAATTTAAAAAACTATGTTTCTAAAACTTTAATTACAACAGATGGTACAACTTTACTTGGTTCAGATGATAAGTCAGGAATAGTTGAAATTATTGAAGCTGTTAAATACTTAAAAGAACACCCTGAAATTAAACATGGAGATATCAAGATGGCTTTTGGTCCAGATGAAGAAATTGGTAGAGGAGCAGATTATTTTGATGTAAAAGAATTTGCAGCTGACTATGCTTACACTATGGATGGAGGTCCTGTTGGAGAATTAGAATATGAAAGTTTTAATGCTGCTCAAGCTACATTCAAAATAAAGGGAGTTAGTGTACACCCAGGAACTGCAAAAGGTAAAATGATAAATGCTGGTCTTATTGCTAGTGAAATTATACAAATGTTCCCCAAAGATGAAGTTCCTGAAAAAACAGAAGGATATGAAGGATTCTACTATTTAGTTGAAACTAATACTTCTTGTGAAAATGGAGAAGTTGTATATATTCTAAGAGATCATGATAAAGCTAAATTCTTAGCTAAGAAAGAATTTGTTAAAGAACTTGTTAAAAAAGTAAATGAAAAATATGGAAAAGAAGTTGTTGAACTTGAACTAAAAGATGAATACTACAATATGGGTGAAATAATAAAAGACCATATGTATGTTGTAGATATAGCAAAACAAGCTATGGAAAATCTTGGAATAAAACCACTTATAAAAGCTATTCGTGGTGGAACAGATGGTTCTAAAATTTCTTTCATGGGGCTACCTACACCAAATATTTTTGCTGGTGGAGAAAATTTTCATGGCAAATATGAATTTGTTGCCCTTGAAAGTATGGAAAAAGCAACTGATGTTATAGTTGAAATCGCTAAATTAAATGCAGAAAGGTAATAAGGTATGAAATTTTTACCAACTACAAAAGAAGAAATGAAAAGTTTAGGTTGGGATAGTATAGATGTACTCCTAATTTCAGGAGATACATATTTAGACACTTCATATAATGGAAGTGCATTAGTAGGAAAATGGCTAGTGGAACATGGGTTCAAGGTTGGGATAATAGCTCAACCAGAAGTTGATGTTCCTGATGATATAACTCGTTTAGGGGAACCTAACTTGTTCTTTGCTATATCTGGTGGTTGTGTAGATTCCATGGTTGCTAATTATACTGCAACTAAAAAAAGAAGGCAACAAGATGATTTTACTCCAGGTGGAGAAAATAATAAAAGACCAGATAGGGCAGTTTTAGTCTACTCAAATATGATACGTAGATTTTTTAAAGGAACTACAAAAAAAATTGTAATAAGTGGAATTGAATCCAGTTTAAGAAGAATAACTCACTATGATTATTGGACTAATAAGCTAAGAAAACCTATTCTATTTGATGCTAAGGCAGATATTTTATCCTATGGTATGGGAGAAATGTCTATGTTACAACTAGCAAATGCTTTAAAGAATGGAGAAGATTGGCAAAATATTAGAGGACTTTGTTATTTAAGTAAAGAGCCTAAAGAAGATTATTTATCTTTACCTTCTCATTCTGATTGTCTTGCAGATAAAGATAAGTTTATTGAAGCTTTTCATACTTTTTATTTAAACTGTGATCCAATAACTGCTAAGGGACTTTGCCAAAAATGTGATGATAGATATTTAATTCAAAATCCTCCTTCTGAAAGTTATTCTGAGGAAATAATGGATAAAATTTATTCTATGGAATTTGCTAGAGATGTGCATCCTTATTATAAAAAAATGGGAGCAGTTAGAGCACTTGATACTATAAAATATTCTGTTACAACTCATAGAGGTTGCTATGGAGAATGTAATTTTTGTGCTATAGCTATTCACCAAGGTAGAACTATTATGTCAAGAAGCCAAAATTCAATAGTAAAGGAAGTTGAAAAAATTGCTGAAACTCCTAAATTTCATGGAAATATTTCTGATGTAGGTGGACCAACTGCAAATATGTATGGACTTGAATGTAAGAAAAAGTTAAAATTAGGTGCTTGTCCTGATAGAAGATGCCTCTATCCTAAGAAATGTCCTCATCTCCAAGTTAATCATAATAATCAAGTGGAACTTTTAAAGAAGTTAAAAAAGATTCCAAATATAAAAAAGATTTTTATCGCTTCTGGAATTAGATATGATATGATTTTAGATGACAACAAATGTGGACAGATGTATTTGAAAGAAATAATAAAAGATCATATCTCAGGACAAATGAAAATTGCACCTGAGCATACGGAAGATAAAATTTTAGGCTTGATGGGTAAAGATGGAAAATCTTGCTTGAATGAGTTTAAAAATCAATTCTATAAGATAAACAATGAACTGGGTAAAAAGCAATTTTTAACATATTATTTAATTGCAGCTCACCCAGGTTGTAAAGATAAAGATATGATGGATTTAAAAAAATATGCCTCACAAGAATTAAGAGTTAATCCTGAGCAGGTACAGATTTTTACACCTACTCCATCAACTTATTCAACTTTAATGTACTATACAGAAAAAGATCCTTTTACAAATCAAAAGTTATTTGTTGAAAAGGATAATGGTAAAAAGCAAAAACAAAAAGATATAGTTACTGAGAAAAGAAATAATAACAATAAAAGAAGGTAGTACATATATACTACCTTCTTTTATTTTTTACTTATTTATCAGATGCTCTTTGTTTAAAATCTTTTTTACCATATTCCAATTGACGAGTATATAATTCTAATAAATCTGTCAAATTTTCTTTGTTATTTTCTAGCATTTTTACTTCTTTTTTAGCTGTTTCAATTTTTAAATCCATTTCTTTTAATATTACTTCTAAATCTTTAATTTTTTGTATTAAAGTATCTTTTTCCAAATTCTCCATAGCATCCTCCTAATATTAAAAATATCTTAAATGTATTTCTATAACTTTGATTACATTATATTATAAGCTAAAAAAATTTACAAGTTATATAAACTAATTATTTTTTATCAACCTTTTTACTATCAGAATATTTATAATAAAAAATAAATGATATGATAAAGAAAAATACTGAGCTTAAAGAAGAAAGATAGATTCCTTCCTTTGTAACTTTACTTACCCCACTTGTTATAGCTGTGACTATATCAACATCACTTCCCATAACTAAAATTATTGGTAAAGTTACTATTGAGATTAAAAATGAGGTTTTCATAAAGAAGCCTTGTATTCCAAATGAAATCCCTTCTATTCTTGCTCCTGATTCCTCACTTATCTGTGTACTTATTTCACTTAACATTGCAGGCGGGAAAATAAAAGCTGCTCCTGCAAGAGGCATACCAATAATAGCAAATAGTACAAACCCAAATTTAACTGGAAATATTTTTCCTAAGAAAAATAGCATAGATGTTGAAACAATTAACATTGCCAAACAGTAAAGCATAATCTTTCTATATCCATATTTTTTAGATAACTTATTTGTTGGATAGAAACATGCAGCTGCTGCTCCAAATAATATTGCTGAAGCAGTAGTGAATTCTTTTTTTCCATAGCCCATAATATCTCCCACATAGTAGTTCATGATAGCTCTTAAGTTATTGAAACCTATAAAGAAAAACATCATTCCAAAAAGATATAGAATAAAGTTCTTATTTTTTATTATAATTCCTATAGTTTCTTTAAAACTTACATTTGATACTTCACCTGTTGAATAATCTCTTTCTCTAACTGTAAATACAGTTGTAACAAGACCTATAAAAACTATTACACATAAAAATATAATCATTCCTCTTATACCAAAAAGTGTATTATCTCCACCTATCATCTTTATTAAAACTCCAGGCAATATCATTGCTATTGCAGTATAAGATAATCTAAAAACTGATTGCCAAGTTGATAAATTCAATCTTTCTTCTGTAGTTCTTCCAATTTCAGGAATCAGAGCATTATATGGTGCTCCAACTATAGTATAAAAAGTAAAGAATAGTGAGCCTATCAACATTAAATAATAAAAACTTGCACTTCCACTACTCATTGGTGGATAGAAAAAAGCTATTGTCACTATTATTAATGGTATTGTTCCAACTGCAACAAAGGGTATTCTTCTCCCATATCTACTATTATATTTATCAGATAAAAAACCAACTAAAGGATCTGTTATCATATCTACAAGTCTTGAAATTGCCAAAGCTATTGAAACATAAACTGGTGCCATAAATGGTTTTAATCCAGAACTTTCAGAAGGTAAATAAAAATACAATACCCATTGGGCAAAAATTTGATCCACAATGGCATAGCTTACTCCTAGTGCATATAGCACTTGGACTTTTGTTGTTAACTTTTTCATTCTAACTCCTTTTAAAATAAAATTATTTTCACTAATTGACATTGTAACATAGCAAAATTAAAAAATAAAGAAAAACTACTGTTATTTTTAAAATTTGATAAAGTTTAAAATATATGATATAGTATTTTGGTAATATTAAAAAAAATTAAAAAGGAGAAAAAAATGAAAAAATCTTTAAAGAAAATTTTATTTACTGTTTTAACTGTATTTGCTGTATTTTTTGTTGTTGCTTGTGGTAATAAGGAAGACAGTAATATTAATAAGGAAGAAGTTCTTAAAAAAAATGTAGAAGCTTCTAATAATATAAAAAGTATAAATAAATTAGCAACTGCTAAGATCGAATTAAAAAGTGGAGAAAGTGTAGAATATATGGCTGATATTTCTCTTATTAAAGATCCTTTCGCTACAAAAATAGTTATGGATGCAGGTCCAGAAAATGGTAAACTAACTACTTTTATAAAAGATGGTATGATGTATGTAACTAGTACTGAAGATGATACTTGGGAACAACAAGCTATTCCTGAAGAAACTATTGAAGGATATAAAAATATATTAAATGATTCAATTGAAATTTATGAAGTATTAAAAGATAACTTAGATAAGGTTAGTATTAAAGAAGATGGTGGAAATTACATTATTTCTGTTACTAAAAATTCTGATTTTCTTAATAAATATATAAAAACTCAAATG encodes:
- a CDS encoding MFS transporter, whose protein sequence is MKKLTTKVQVLYALGVSYAIVDQIFAQWVLYFYLPSESSGLKPFMAPVYVSIALAISRLVDMITDPLVGFLSDKYNSRYGRRIPFVAVGTIPLIIVTIAFFYPPMSSGSASFYYLMLIGSLFFTFYTIVGAPYNALIPEIGRTTEERLNLSTWQSVFRLSYTAIAMILPGVLIKMIGGDNTLFGIRGMIIFLCVIVFIGLVTTVFTVRERDYSTGEVSNVSFKETIGIIIKNKNFILYLFGMMFFFIGFNNLRAIMNYYVGDIMGYGKKEFTTASAILFGAAAACFYPTNKLSKKYGYRKIMLYCLAMLIVSTSMLFFLGKIFPVKFGFVLFAIIGMPLAGAAFIFPPAMLSEISTQISEESGARIEGISFGIQGFFMKTSFLISIVTLPIILVMGSDVDIVTAITSGVSKVTKEGIYLSSLSSVFFFIISFIFYYKYSDSKKVDKK
- a CDS encoding DUF6612 family protein, with product MKKSLKKILFTVLTVFAVFFVVACGNKEDSNINKEEVLKKNVEASNNIKSINKLATAKIELKSGESVEYMADISLIKDPFATKIVMDAGPENGKLTTFIKDGMMYVTSTEDDTWEQQAIPEETIEGYKNILNDSIEIYEVLKDNLDKVSIKEDGGNYIISVTKNSDFLNKYIKTQMSDIVGGEDFEPNNSTLEYVIDKETYFLKSLLITFIAEVQGQKIKAKTETTFSNINNVEEIIVPEEALNSNN
- a CDS encoding YgiQ family radical SAM protein, which produces MKFLPTTKEEMKSLGWDSIDVLLISGDTYLDTSYNGSALVGKWLVEHGFKVGIIAQPEVDVPDDITRLGEPNLFFAISGGCVDSMVANYTATKKRRQQDDFTPGGENNKRPDRAVLVYSNMIRRFFKGTTKKIVISGIESSLRRITHYDYWTNKLRKPILFDAKADILSYGMGEMSMLQLANALKNGEDWQNIRGLCYLSKEPKEDYLSLPSHSDCLADKDKFIEAFHTFYLNCDPITAKGLCQKCDDRYLIQNPPSESYSEEIMDKIYSMEFARDVHPYYKKMGAVRALDTIKYSVTTHRGCYGECNFCAIAIHQGRTIMSRSQNSIVKEVEKIAETPKFHGNISDVGGPTANMYGLECKKKLKLGACPDRRCLYPKKCPHLQVNHNNQVELLKKLKKIPNIKKIFIASGIRYDMILDDNKCGQMYLKEIIKDHISGQMKIAPEHTEDKILGLMGKDGKSCLNEFKNQFYKINNELGKKQFLTYYLIAAHPGCKDKDMMDLKKYASQELRVNPEQVQIFTPTPSTYSTLMYYTEKDPFTNQKLFVEKDNGKKQKQKDIVTEKRNNNNKRR